The Natronomonas salsuginis genomic sequence TAACGATCGTATTTGGGTACGTTCACCTCGTACTCCCGCTCGACGACGACGGTACGGTCCATGTCAGTCGAGACGACCGTTCCCTCGATGACCTGCCCGCGAACGGGCAGCTCACCGTAGAACGGACACGTCTCGTAGTCGTACTCCTCCGGATTTTCGGGTTCCGGAGGCTGTGTTACGTCGAGTCCTATTGCCATAGTGAACCTCTGTGTGTTTCGGTGCGGAGCGCGGGGCGCGCGAGTAGCCGATCGCCCTCGACGGCCACGGTGGCCGTCTCCAGGACGAACCGGAACGTCGTCCCCGCCTTCGGCACCTGTTTGACCCCATCGCTCGTCGCCACGAGCAGCGTCCGCATCGTCTCGTCGCGAACGCAGCCGCTAATCCCGATCAGATCGGGATTGGTCGCGTCCGTGACTGTCACGTCCAAACCGGCAAGTTCGTGGCGGGCGAGCGATTCGGGGGTCATTCGTCGAAGTCGCCCTCCTCTCGCTGCACCGTCTTCAGGCGAGCGATCGTTCGTTTCAGTTCGCCGA encodes the following:
- a CDS encoding ribonuclease P protein component 1; its protein translation is MTPESLARHELAGLDVTVTDATNPDLIGISGCVRDETMRTLLVATSDGVKQVPKAGTTFRFVLETATVAVEGDRLLARPALRTETHRGSLWQ